ATCCACAAGAATCAAAGTACACGCCACCTTCTAGAACCACTGCTGATGCTGCTGCCGTGACAAGCAGCACCACCACGGTTTCTGCCACTCCTGGTTCTGCTTCACGTCAACAGTTTAAAGCAGCTTTCCATGAAGTACCTAGCGGTCCAAATCCTGAGTCCAATTAACAAGTAAGCAAGAGGAACCATGATTGACTGTGGCCATTATTGTTTTCATGATTATAATGATGATCTTCCTCAAATTTGATTAGCGAGTCATTAAGCAGTTGCCGACATCATCTTCATTGTCTATTTTGTCCTACAGAAGTGCTAGATATTGTGTATATATAGCAACTAGCGAGCAATACTTCATTAGTTTCTGTTTTTCTGTGTGTGTTGAATTGTTAGAGTGCAGGGGCTTATACTGTTGATCTTAAAATGTTAGACATTCTCAGAACAAGAATAAGTAAGTGCTACATCTGTAGTAAACTATGTAATGCGATGGATATGCTCAAGCTCATCATGTGAGTATAATTATAACCTGGCCTGgtagtccttttcttttctcccttttttcaacaattatttatcaGATGAGTGGCGGGTGTTTTGGTTAGTTCTAATCGACAAATATTCAAAGTCTGGTATGTGACCAGTGCATGATGGGTTGCCATGATGGATTTAGTCGCAGGGGTACTGTGTTTTAGTAGTTGAGTTGGTCAGTTAAGGATGCAAATTGTAGCCAATGAAGATATACCTCAACTGACAGTAGAATCTCTCTCTAAAAGGTCTCGTGTTCGAGCCTAAAAACGATGGAAGTTGTGAGAGTGTGGTATCTGTGCACAAGGGCAGACATGAATGGTGTCAGATTTGTCATCAAAACAATGTTCAGTACTGagtcctctttgttttttcctttgtcGCCATTGTAAGAGCTCTTGGGTTCTTGCATTTGTCTTTACAAGCACAAGAAAACAAGATACATCACACCCATAAAAAGTCGATTGGTATGATTTGATAATCATAGATAGCAAGGAACCTCTATAATTGAAGCTTTCCTATAGATAATTGTTTGCTGTATATGACATATTGATGTCCCCAGATTTTGAAAAATAGGCCAACAAAGTTTACAATTGCTgacttcatttaattttttgcacTTGGTTCAAATCCCAAGAGAAAAAAGGAAGTATGTATTCACATCTCATTTAGAAATGGGACTGAAGTAAAATTACGTTTTCTTCCTTAATTATCTACGATATGCTTAATCGGAAACGGAGAAAACACAAGATAATAGTATAATACACGATTTCGGATTTAGTGATTAAATCAAATCCCAAATCATTCTGTTAAATCagtaaatcaagaataaaagtTGTCAGTAACCTAGCAAGAAATTAGTTGAAAATGAAGCTGAAAATGGGATTGGGATTCACGTGAATTTGAATCACATTTGTAATTTAAAAGTAGAAAAAGGATCTATTCAGCTAAGCTTGTGGCCCTTTTCGGTGGAAACAAACATAAAGCTATGTTGGCCTCTGATTTCCTACAATTTGTATTGTCACTGTCAAATATAATCAACCATTCAATGCACGACATACTTTTGCATTTGTTCTGTTTGTTAAGAggtgtttttctaatttttttagtttggattTAGGAAAAAACCTCTTACAGACGAGTAAGAGAGTTTATTGATTCAATAGCGACAAGCATTGCATCAAAAGAATCAAGCAAGATGTGAACCGACACCAGCTTGTGATCTCTTGTCTTGGGTGAGAAACATTAACTCTTTGAACTTTACAATCGTAACGCAGGACTTTCCACGGGAGGATTgccctttgaaaaaaattggcGTATGCCACCATTTGCAGTGAGCGCACGGTATTCTTTAGTAAAAGGTGAAAGAATAGCTCGCTATGTGCTCATCACGTGGCTTCATGaacgtttttatttttgtgtttaaaattaattaaaaaaaattaaaaattaagatttattttattaattttaaattaatatattttaaaatcatatattaatataaaaataatttttaaaatataaaaaattattatttaaaaaacaatcacaattacGCTACATATACGCTGCTTTAGATTGCAGCTCTTCATTTGGTGTAAAAACGCTTTTAGCGATGTGGGATTTCTCTTTGGCAACGGTTTGTTGCTCTGAGAGTCATTAGTTATGATCCCTCATTCAGCTCATTAGCCACAATAAAACGATCGAGAACGGTCGAAACCCATTAGCTAGAATATCAGCGCGGTCGAGTAGAAGTCCAGAGGTGGAATGGCTAGGGAAATCATTCATTCTACTCTTCTTAGAATTATTTGGTGCTCTTGCTTTGTCCTTCATTTGAAAGGAAAGAGAATATGTTCCAGTTACTTGTAGAGTATTTTAGAGTTCTCTTTTTTGGTCAAGTACGAACCTAACGGAACGGTGTGTGGAATTGCCAGCAACGGCCTCACTTCCATGGTTTGTGTTGTGACCTAAGATTAATTGAAATGGTTCGTATCAATTTGGTAAAGTTACGTAGGGATTGGTGTTTAGTTAACTTAACGAAGCTTTAACTTGAAATGCAGGGCTCGCCGTAGGAGAACCCCTTCAAAAATTAGCGTATGCCGTGATTTGCGGCAAACACACGGTATTCTTTAGTAAAAGGCGAAAGAATAGTTCGCTTTGTGTCTACCGCACGGCTGCGTGATTTGTATTGAAGCGGGCATGTAAATTTATAGCAGCTCTCATTTGCTAAGGAGCACTGTTTATCGATGTGGGATTTCTCGTTCAAGGAACTTAGCAAATTTATGAAGCCCGGCATAAAAAAGGTGTGCTAGTCTACATGAAGTGGTGGAACGTCTCTTGTACATTTGCTATTACTGCGTGGCTCGCGTTTTGtcattagttttatatttttttttagtaaataaataaatatgtaggttttttattatatttttttgacaaaaaaaataattataaattaaaatacttatagatgcatttaattaaacaaattgatatttaattaaaaaaataactaatattaaaatatttgatatcataaaaaattaaatatgcagaaaaaaaaacgaagaaaaaacacaaagatcaacttctaaaaaattaaatgttgaatgaaaaaattaaaaataaattaattttaaaaaataacctaaaaaatatcaaaatcaactttTGTGAATCATTGAAACTCATAATAGTGGTCATGAGGTCAATATTGACTGCCTGaaagataaacataaaaaaacaagtcaaaattttcaataaaaatattgagtaagaaaaaaaaatcaaatattcaatgacataattaaaaataaaacaactctataatacttaaaaaaatctaaagtcaACCCTTGTCAACTTTCAAATCTTTGATTCTAGTCATGAAATCGAGACTAACCCTATAGaaagtcatttaaaaaaaactactataaaaagatgaaataaaaaaaataaaaaaatatcaacctgcattaattttttaaacttgttatCAGACAAAAATGATGAAGTCCAATCCCCAGCAATCAAATGACGAAGGatgaatccaagaaaaaaaaaaattacacaaaaaaatctaaaaatatataattaaaagaataagggtgaaaattaaaataaaaaaataaataagagggcTCTAAATTTGTTTATTGGAGGCTTAAATTGGAAAGAACAAcaactttgattaaaaaaaatcaaaaaaaacaaggatcaaattgaaaaaaaaatacatcataaacttggattaaacgatgaaattgaaaaccaacaaaatttttacaaaaaaatcaaggaaaaaaataaaaattcaaagaataatcatagatacaaaaataataaatgtcaaattgaaattcaaatactaaattaaaaacaaataaaactcttataaaaaattaaaaaataaaataaaatattaaaaaattaaaatactaaaagtaACAAAAACATAAGAGTGCTTCCAAcaagacaataaaaatatcaattttaaccACTAAAGGCATCACATTCCTGTCCAAAGGACGCAAATGCCTCCAATACTTTGACGCATGGTTATCACCaacaattctttttaattaaaatattaattaatcaattttaaatgattaatttgCCCTCTATAGCTactatgataataaaaaaaactttatggaGGTACTAAAAAGCCACTGTACgagtgatttatttattattgaatttcaaGGACAattatgtaattttaatgtattaaaaaacaaaataactaaaatacccTAAACCAAAAGCTTATTTTTTGGTTATCCGGGTGGCAAATGGATCATTTTATTGCTCTTAACACATGGAAAAATTACATGTACCCCGACCCCATGCAAGTCATCACTGACAGGGCGGTCATACAAAGACTAAACTACCCCTAACTAATAGCCGTTAATTTTTTCTATGAAggccaaaaggtttttttaactGTAGCAATACatagttttatatatacatatatatccaCAATGATTCACAGATTCAGTGTTTTGACAGGTACAGTTAGGTTTTTGTCGATGGTGTGAAATGCctgaccatatatatatatattttttttccccatctaATAACTATACCATGAAGGCTGAAATGCAGGtcttgacaaaataaaaaacatgtttattaatttcttttctcaagACAGTTTCCGTCTCTTTAAAACCAATGAGCTGggattatgagtttttttttatagataaaattgatatataaatagattgattacatgtttgaaaaaaatatttttgttattaaattatttttaaataatatctctttaatatatatagctttgcattatttttttttaattttttttattcaatcaattttatttatatctttatttttattatcgttttGTTGAATACaaatgttattttgataaataaatttagtaaatataGTTGGGTAAATATCTcatattttaagattaaataatttgatttatatttttttctaagttttttttatttttatatttagttatcatttatgttttttttttctttcattaaaatacatattatttgatttatttgattatatatgtatataagttttttttaattttcacttaagaaaaatttaaatacaaaagcatattaaaaaacctatatatatatataatttttttatctgaaaaaaatatctaatccGTGCAAAACATGATCAAGTATCTAGTGTACAATAAAAGGGAATACATTGACCATGAATTTACAAGTAACCATTTAACCCCTTGTGTCCGGGTCAATACGATCGGACATAGGTACAGGTACGAAATGCCTGTGAGGCACCACGTGAAAAGTTTAGACATGGCGCGACCGTGCTTTGACAGGTGCGATGGTGgcgtttgatattttaataaataattattttttaaaagtattgttcatttaaaaatatattaaggtaatatttttaaatttttaaaattcattttatatatatgaacacgtccaataattaaaatatatatgtatatataaataattatttaaaaaatacataattaagttgaaaaaacaaacaacctcAAAGtcaattaacacaaaaaaaaacctttaaaaatatatgttgagAATACGGTTGAATAGTGCTtgtgaaaaaaatgatatatttttgttttaaataatttttttaatattttaaaattattttgatactctaatattaaaaaataaaatttttaataaattttcaaataaaaaataatatttatcatatttctaAACATATTCTACTAAACATAATTGTCTGGCTAACAATTTTACTTTAGTTTATGACAACAAATCATTTAGGTATCAACCCCATAGCATGAATGGATGAAATTGTTTCAAActacttgtttttattattgttattcgCACTTtacatttaatataaaatatcttgataGGCTATATCATCCCtagttttcaataaaattatggagtatcttgtttttaaaacattaaaattcaaaataattcaaagaaaaaaaagtatatagaaattgaaaattttaatttctctattagtttttttaaagataaatattttattaatgaacaATACCTAAAACTAATAACGTTACCTTAACAATTATCATCATCTATGAAAAACATAACTAGGTATATTTCAGTCTATCCaggtaaataaaataaattatggagtGGAAATGATAAATCATGGAGTGACAATAACgctgcattttaaaaaaaaaaaactttgagatTGGATGAACTTTCTAATATCATGATTTAGTAGACTGgctaaaaaaccaataaaaatataaatacgatGACTGACATAAcaccaaattttaaaaactaagagGGAGCAAACATggtaattataaataaaataaataaaaataaaattatttcaataccACATTCGAAATTTATACACTTCAATTTGTATCTATAAttcttttagattttagaaTCTGACTAATACAACACGAGGATCCATTTAGTGCGATCAATGTAGCTATacgtttatttttaaaaaattgttagataaatttaatttaccacATTATTTATAAACTAGAtaaataattactaaaaaaatttatttgtctaTACTTGCGGTATATCCGACGTGGTAAAACTAAAAGTCCACAGGCTTTTTAAACTTTCGTCCACGTCACCAACTCAACTCGGCCATATCGAGGTTTCAACTGTGCACGTAATCACGTATAAGGAACCAATAACCCCACCTCAGTTTTGGACTCCCAACCTCGGGCTTATCCCTCCAAACCTGAGCTCCGGATCCAGCTCAAACTCCTCTCTCGAGTCGACTCTCCCCACTTTCACTCCGTTAAAACCTCCTTCTGGCTTCTTAAAATCACAAACCCCCAAGACCTGTTCTCTCTTTCATTAATCGCATAAATTATAGAATTGGAggtaataaaaaagttaattattttaatttaatttttttgttatttatttatttatttattgtctcATAATTCAATCCAGTGACAATGCTTGTTCAATGGAGATCGTTATCACACAGAGTCCGTGATTAGTCGTGCATACTTTTTTGATCCGTTCAATTCTTCAAATTaaggtctgttttttttttttttaattaatttatttagttttaactTCCTTCGAGTCACTGATTTTATCTAAATTTCGAAATTCAGTGAACTGTGATTTGAATTTGATCGGTCAGTtttattgattgagaatttatttattttaatttaggttATTAGCAGTTTTATTTGGTGAtttttgagctgaaatcatgGCACAGAGTAATTGGGAAGCAGATAAAATGTACGTGATCTTGTATTtctatttctttgatttttgttttgttaatattttttttcaattaagttaaTGATTAGGTTTTAGATcatgttttggatttttctctTAACTGGCTATGTTTGGTAGGCTTGATGTGTACATATATGATTATTTGGTGAAGAAGAAATTGCATGCCACCGCAAAATCATTCATGACAGAAGGGAAAGTTGCCCCCGATCCAGTAGGTAATGTGCGAAATCCTACTTTTACTTTGCTTTTTGAGGAGCATATTTTGACGGGGACAGTAGTTTGTTACACTGGATATAATTATGCGGGTGTTTTTGAAGTCAATGGAAGTGAAAGTAGTCTACTTCTTATGGCTTGGCTTTGAACTAGCTGCTTAAACATGgtgtaaaagaaattgaaatgtttaagatGTAAGTATAATTTCTAGTTTGAATGTGCAGCAATTGATGCTCCTGGGGGGTTTCTTTTTGAATGGTGGTCTGTCTTCTGGGATATTTTTATAGCAAGGACTAACGAGAAACATTCTGAGACTGCCGCAGCATATCTAGAGGtgagtttttagattttaatgagAGTTGTAAACCTCCCTGTTGAATATGGATCTTGTTTTGATATTCTTTAGCTGGACTTGTGGTATTGATATATAGGCACAGCAAAGCAAAACAAAGGAACAGCAACAGCTGCAAATGCAGCACTTCCAACTAATGCATCACGCGCAGTTGCAACGAGGAGGTAATAACAACCCTACCATGGGTGGTCCGGTAAATGCTGTTGGTTCCGAAGGAATGCTTAGGCAATCAAATGCGAGTGTGTTGGCTGCAAAAATGTACGAGGAACGATTGAAGCATTCCAACCAAATGGAATCTGAAACATCCCAACTGCATCTTGATGCTAGGATGGCCCTTCTCAAACCAACTACAAACCATCCAGGGTAAGTTTCGTTATAGATGTTAGTAGACAGTGTTTTTACCACTTATTTGAGTGCTGATTCTTTTGCGCTAACACAGCCAGTTGGTCCAAGGAAATCCTGGGAATGTTACTGCTGCACTGCAACAAATCCAGGCACAAACTCAACAGACCACTGTAACTACTTAAACAGCAATAACCATATTCTCTGTGACTATGCGTTCTGTTTATttgccttttcattttcatcgaGTTCTTGATTCAATTTCAATTGGCAGGATGTCAAACAAGAAGTGAACCTGGGTGCTTCCCAGAGATCTTTGCCTATGGACCCTTCAACCATTTATGGGCAGGGAATCATGCAGTCAAAACCTGGAATTGGAAATTCAGGTAAATGCACGGGATCTTGTATTGCAGAACTGGAACTCAATACGAGGGCATATAATTTTCACTGTATCCCTGAAATGGAACTCAATATGAGGGTATATAAACATGTGAATCTACAAATTGATTTTCACTGTATCCCAGAAATGGAACTCAATATGAGGGCATATAAACATGTGCATCTACAAATTGATTTTCACTGTATCCCTGTTTGGGAAAATTAAGCACCTTACTTTTAAGAATAAACTCTTGAGCTAATCTTGAGTTACCTAAATCTTaactaaaagaagaaacaagaacTTCCACCGCCCTGAAATTACTTTCCTTATTGTTTCCTATGAGATCTCTGGGCCTTTTGACAAAATCTCTATGCAGTTTACAGTTAGTTACTTCAAAAGTTTtggtaagaaataaaaagaaatataagcaTGCAAGTACCACGTGCTTCTACTCTAGATGTGGTGATCCAACTATAACATATAGTATGTCAAAATGGGAAAGGTAAAACTGCAAAGTCCTGCAGAGTGCTCGCACTTTTCTCAGTTTATTCGTGCTGCATAACTTgctttacttgatttttaacTATTAATTGAGATATTAATGTACTAGCTAGATCCAAAAGAATCTTTCTCCACCAGTTTCCAACCCCAAGAACAGTGTTATAAAGGTCTAGAAGGCTGAGTGTCTCCTGTCTATGTTCATAGTGCTGTATCAACTATTCGTTTTCTTATTTAAGTGAATCCATTAAGGATTCCTCTGTTAGCTAGGTACCTGGCTACTTGCACAtctgaattattattttgaacaaAGGTCTGCACATATGCCCCTTTATTTTGCATGGTCTAATATGTGGGACTGTTTTTGTATGTACTTATTTCCTACAGTATGGGACAAATACTTTGGCCCATCATCATTGTGCAGTGTGAAGCCTTTTTTGAAATCCAGATCTTGCATAGTAACAGTAATCAATTGTTTCTTGCATATCCAATTGACAACCTTCCGTCATGTCCAAACATATACAATTGACCATCTTCTGTTATGTCCAAAAAATTAATCCTGTCAATTCAAAAAGTATAAATTGTAAACTGACTTGTTTATGATGCCATGTATATCAAAATAGATGTGTCTCATGgttgatttagattttagatAACTAACAAAATGTATGCAGTGCATGGAGGAATGGGGTATGtggaatcaagaaaaaaaataaatgtctatTCACCACGGGTCCTTCCTCCAACTTATTCTTGAAAATTCCAGAAGAATTCTACTGTACTAATCCTCTTAAAGTTTTatgtttataatatatttttttaattatttctaatttatgtatCCAGGATTGAATCCTGGTGTCAATGGTCTTCCATTGAAGGGATGGCCCTTAACTGTAAGTTCTATATTGGAGTTCATTTTTATGGGggtataattaaatatataccTAGCTATTCACAACCTAGGCCATTATAGAATATACAGGGAATTGAACAAACTCGGCCGAGTTTAGGTGCACAAGTTCAAAGGCCTCTTTTACATGCTGCAAGTCAGTTTCAGCTTTTGCCacagcaacaacagcagcagcttTTGGCACATGTCCAGGCACAAGGGAACCTTTCTGCTTCTCCAATGTATGGAGATATGGATCAACGGAAGTTTAGGGGGTTGCCTAGAGGTCCTTTGAATAGCAAAGATGGCCAACCTAATGTAAAGGATGGATCTATTGGTTCTCCAATGCAATCAACTTCATCTAAGGTAGGATTTTCTTCcttataataattcaaaatttgatgTTCTGAACTATTCTAATTGGGTCATGAGTTCTTAATGCTCTTTGTGGTGGGTTTGTCTTAAACAGATGAATTTGCCACAGATGCAACAATCATCCTCTCAACAACAAGATCCTTTGCAACCACAGCAAGGACAGCAGGTTGTGTTTCCTTAAACACACATTATGATACACACCTGGTTTAACCTAGAACAAATTGTGAAGTTACTTGAAACCACATGCTTAAGTATCCACTCTCATGCACTTACCCATGAGTTTTTTATTAACTAGTGCCATGATGAATTCCTTTTCTAAATATGCAATGCATGATAATATTGGTAAATCACTGACCAATGCTTGTTTATGGTGTAATAGAATAACCGAAAGAGGAAAGGCCCTTCATCTTCTGGACCTGCTAATAGTACTGGTACAGGAAATACAGTAGGCCCT
This region of Populus alba chromosome 3, ASM523922v2, whole genome shotgun sequence genomic DNA includes:
- the LOC118054629 gene encoding transcriptional corepressor LEUNIG_HOMOLOG, translated to MAQSNWEADKMLDVYIYDYLVKKKLHATAKSFMTEGKVAPDPVAIDAPGGFLFEWWSVFWDIFIARTNEKHSETAAAYLEAQQSKTKEQQQLQMQHFQLMHHAQLQRGGNNNPTMGGPVNAVGSEGMLRQSNASVLAAKMYEERLKHSNQMESETSQLHLDARMALLKPTTNHPGQLVQGNPGNVTAALQQIQAQTQQTTDVKQEVNLGASQRSLPMDPSTIYGQGIMQSKPGIGNSGLNPGVNGLPLKGWPLTNIQGIEQTRPSLGAQVQRPLLHAASQFQLLPQQQQQQLLAHVQAQGNLSASPMYGDMDQRKFRGLPRGPLNSKDGQPNVKDGSIGSPMQSTSSKMNLPQMQQSSSQQQDPLQPQQGQQNNRKRKGPSSSGPANSTGTGNTVGPSNSQPSTPSTHTPGDGIATAGNLQHVNSMSKGLMYGGDTTGALASSTNPLEDIEHFADVGSLDDNVESFLSPDDGDGRDLFGTLKRTSEHAAEASKGFNFSEVSSIRKSNGKVVCCHFSTDGKLLASAGHDKKVVLWNMETLQTECNPDEHTHIITDVRFRPNSTQLATSSFDSSVRLWDAAGPRYSLQTYTGHTSHVVSLDFHPKKNDVFCSCDDNNEIRFWNINQYSCTRISKGGTTQVRFQPRIGQLLAAAAENVVSIFDVETDRQTHSLRGHSTAVHSVCWDVNGDYLASVSQESVRVWSLATGECIHELSSSGNKFHSCVFHPGYSTLLVIGGYQSLELWNMAENKCMTVAAHECVISALAQSQATGMVASASHDKCVKIWK